In Electrophorus electricus isolate fEleEle1 chromosome 1, fEleEle1.pri, whole genome shotgun sequence, a single window of DNA contains:
- the atxn2l gene encoding ataxin-2-like protein isoform X3, which yields MLHFLTAVVGCRCDVRVKNGTVYEGIFKTLSSRCELAVDAVHKIRVEDGEGCGGGTSTHPRREEITDTMIFSPSDLITMTCRDVDLNYATRDTFTDATISSSRVNGDHREKVLQRWDGGDSNGENYDLDTDTSNGWDATEMFRFNEETYGVKSTYDASLSMYTVPLERGTSEGYRQREARAARLASEIESSSQYRHRVALENDEGRSEEEKYSAVVRDGGERERGRDSPGFPSSGSREGKYIPLPQRAREREMGVSRGDRERGGSSSLPNRTNRPTPSSSSPRPSLPSGSSQPAPPSDRNGPLSIRGGYSPHQSQCSPPAHPRTMEPGHTSPPAPHMIPHSLSHPQSLSDSTRPVNGVSSRTSPKSQRPAQTRSLRSSNSHSSPTVSHSPKPDAHTQDSLPQSTHTYLDTSAVTMVTPKPSGPTPLFPVDVNEILSKERTDSPASPQEGKSNKAPSVQQRSQIEELRKFGKEFRLQSASSPSSPSAAATPSDPPQPSPAHSTQADPSSSTELKTASPTTPTQEPLSNEASREASTEGPAPPTPTPVTPTATPAPTPGGAPQPSVSDGQVAAVPPQPARTPGREDSRAEAGDRDEGVADQVKKSTLNPNAKEFNPIKAPLTMVKPSATPTPRPTPPSPSVVLQPPAGQGAIYGHQYLSYVAVQAPQMYQYTVSTVSQGKYPRAKGSVVGPRPDHSSTAPPMIQTAASAAGPPLVASPYTQSYLQYSQVIPAMPHYPGQPVYSMLQGGARMLSSGGHPQTLGPPGPQYPGQSDGPPGAQQGMYTPQTFSHPSGSMHPPQPSSTPTGSQPPPQHPAPSPGQSAQSGPQPQALYHSGPLSAPTPPNLPPGHSSPQASYSLQSYSLPGHQPLPHPYSSIGQLTQAHVSGALSGPHPSGGHGPPPMMLLHAPPPPPPQQGPGSGPGPQHPSHGPPPQPGAHQHYTFIGHHQAMQVQPHPSQQIPFHPPGN from the exons ATGCTCCATTTTCTCACAGCGGTGGTG GGCTGCAGGTGTGACGTGAGGGTGAAGAATGGCACTGTTTATGAGGGCATATTTAAGACTTTAAGCTCAAGG tgTGAGCTGGCAGTAGATGCTGTGCATAAGATTAGGGTTGAGGATGGCGAAGGTTGTGGAGGTGGAACGTCCACACACCCCAGGAGAGAGGAGATCACAGACACCATGATCTTTAGCCCCAGTGACCTAATCACCATGACCTGCAGAGATGTGGACCTCAACTATGCTAcccgag acaCCTTCACAGATGCAACAATCAGCTCATCCAGAGTAAACGGTGACCACAGAGAGAAGGTGTTGCAGAGGTgggatggaggagacagcaatGGAGAGAACTATGACCTagatacagacaca tCTAATGGTTGGGATGCCACTGAGATGTTCCGCTTCAATGAAGAAACGTATGGGGTGAAGTCCACCTATGACGCCAGCCTCTCAATGTACAC GGTTCCTCTGGAGCGGGGTACTTCAGAAGGCTACCGGCAGCGAGAGGCACGAGCAGCCCGGCTGGCCAGTGAAATTGAGTCCAGCTCACAGTACCGCCACCGAGTGGCGCTGGAGAACGATGAAGGCAGGAGTGAAGAGGAAAAATACAGCGCTGTAGTGCGGGACGGaggggagcgggagagagggagagacagccctGGGTTCCCCAGCTCTGGGAGCAG GGAGGGCAAGTATATTCCCTTACCccagagggcgagagagagagaaatgggtgtGTCCAGGGGTGATAGAGAAAGAGGAggctcctcctctcttcctaaTCGAACAAACAGACCAACCCCCTCGAGTTCCTCTCCCAGGCCTTCTCTTCCTTCTGGCAGCAGTCAGCCTGCCCCACCCTCTGACAGAAACGGTCCACTGTCTATCAGAGGGGGATACTCTCCTCACCAGTCACAGTGTAGCCCACCTGCCCATCCCCGGACAATGGAGCCTGGCCACACCAGCCCACCTGCCCCACACATgatccctcactccctctcacacccacagtctctctctgactccacACGACCTGTTAATGGAG TATCGTCCAGAACATCCCCAAAATCTCAGAGGCCTGCACAAACCAGAAGTTTGCGCTCATCCAACTCCCACTCTTCACCTACAG tcTCTCATTCCCCAAAACCTGACGCACACACCCAAGACTCCCTTCCTCAGTCAACTCATACCTACCTGGACACCTCTGCAGTTACCATGGTGACCCCAAAGCCCTCTGGCCCTACCCCTCTCTTCCCTGTAGATG TAAATGAGATTTTGTCTAAGGAGAGGACAGACAGCCCTGCCAGTCCTCAGGAGGGCAAAAGCAATAAAG CTCCCTCAGTTCAGCAGAGATCACAGATAGAAGAGCTTCGTAAATTTGGGAAGGAGTTCAGG CTTCAGTctgcctcctccccctccagccCCAGCGCAGCAGCCACCCCCAGTGACCCTCCCCAGCCAAGCCCTGCCCACAGCACACAAGCAGACCCCAGCTCTTCCACAGAACTCAAAACTGCCTCGCCCACAACCCCCACTCAGGAGCCTCTGTCAAATGAAGCAAGCAGAGAGGCGAGCACCGAGGGtcctgctccacccaccccgACACCAGTCACCCCCACTGCTACACCTGCACCTACACCTGGTGGTGCCCCACAACCCTCTGTTTCAGACGGCCAAGTGGCAGCGGTTCCCCCCCAGCCTGCCCGGACCCCGGGCAGGGAAGACAGCAGAGCCGAGGCTGGGGATCGAGATGAGGGTGTGGCCGA tcaAGTGAAGAAGTCCACACTAAATCCCAACGCCAAAGAATTTAATCCCATCAAGGCCCCACTAACCATG GTGAAGCCTTCGGCGACCCCCACACCTCGACCCACACCTCCAAGCCCCTCTGTGGTACTCCAGCCTCCTGCTGGCCAGGGAGCCATATATGGCCACCAGTACCTGAGCTACGTAGCCGTACAG GCCCCTCAGATGTACCAGTACACAGTGTCAACTGTCAGCCAGGGCAAATACCCCAGAGCTAAAG gctcagTGGTGGGCCCTCGTCCAGACCACAGCTCAACAGCACCCCCTATGATTCAAACAGCGGCATCTGCAGCAGGTCCTCCTCTTGTGGCTTCCCCTTACACACAGTCCTACCTGCAGTACAGCCAGGTCATTCCTGCCATGCCTCACTACCCCGGACAG CCAGTGTACTCCATGCTGCAGGGTGGAGCGCGGATGCTGAGTTCAGGAGGACACCCTCAGACACTGGGGCCCCCTGGCCCTCAGTACCCAGGCCAGAGCGATGGACCTCCAGGAGCCCAGCAGGGCATGTACA CCCCACAGACATTCTCTCATCCCTCGGGCTCCATGCATCCACCACAACCCTCCAGCACCCCCACTGGGAGCCAACCACCTCCACAGCACCCTGCCCCCAGCCCGGGACAG TCTGCTCAGTCAGGTCCACAGCCTCAGGCGCTGTACCATTCAGGTCCACTGTCAGCCCCAACGCCCCCTAACCTGCCGCCAGGCCACAGCTCGCCCCAGGCCTCCTACTCTCTCCAGAGCTACAGCCTGCCAGGCCACCAGCCGTTGCCTCACCCCTATTCCTCCATTGGGCAGCTCACACAG GCTCATGTTTCAGGAGCTCTCTCGGGTCCTCACCCCTCTGGAGGTCATGGCCCTCCACCGATGATGCTGCTTCATGCCCCGCCTCCACCTCCCCCACAGCAGGGCCCTGGTTCTGGGCCTGGACCCCAGCACCCCTCTCATGGACCACCACCCCAGCCAGGAGCGCATCAACATTACACCTTCATCGGGCACCACCAGG CTATGCAGGTGCAGCCCCACCCTTCTCAGCAGATACCCTTCCATCCTCCTGGAAACTGA
- the atxn2l gene encoding ataxin-2-like protein isoform X2, with the protein MNVTKKNRNSVKPPSQSSPVFEGIYNNSRMLHFLTAVVGCRCDVRVKNGTVYEGIFKTLSSRCELAVDAVHKIRVEDGEGCGGGTSTHPRREEITDTMIFSPSDLITMTCRDVDLNYATRDTFTDATISSSRVNGDHREKVLQRWDGGDSNGENYDLDTDTSNGWDATEMFRFNEETYGVKSTYDASLSMYTVPLERGTSEGYRQREARAARLASEIESSSQYRHRVALENDEGRSEEEKYSAVVRDGGERERGRDSPGFPSSGSREGKYIPLPQRAREREMGVSRGDRERGGSSSLPNRTNRPTPSSSSPRPSLPSGSSQPAPPSDRNGPLSIRGGYSPHQSQCSPPAHPRTMEPGHTSPPAPHMIPHSLSHPQSLSDSTRPVNGVSSRTSPKSQRPAQTRSLRSSNSHSSPTVSHSPKPDAHTQDSLPQSTHTYLDTSAVTMVTPKPSGPTPLFPVDVNEILSKERTDSPASPQEGKSNKAPSVQQRSQIEELRKFGKEFRLQSASSPSSPSAAATPSDPPQPSPAHSTQADPSSSTELKTASPTTPTQEPLSNEASREASTEGPAPPTPTPVTPTATPAPTPGGAPQPSVSDGQVAAVPPQPARTPGREDSRAEAGDRDEGVADQVKKSTLNPNAKEFNPIKAPLTMVKPSATPTPRPTPPSPSVVLQPPAGQGAIYGHQYLSYVAVQAPQMYQYTVSTVSQGKYPRAKGSVVGPRPDHSSTAPPMIQTAASAAGPPLVASPYTQSYLQYSQVIPAMPHYPGQPVYSMLQGGARMLSSGGHPQTLGPPGPQYPGQSDGPPGAQQGMYTPQTFSHPSGSMHPPQPSSTPTGSQPPPQHPAPSPGQSAQSGPQPQALYHSGPLSAPTPPNLPPGHSSPQASYSLQSYSLPGHQPLPHPYSSIGQLTQAHVSGALSGPHPSGGHGPPPMMLLHAPPPPPPQQGPGSGPGPQHPSHGPPPQPGAHQHYTFIGHHQAMQVQPHPSQQIPFHPPGN; encoded by the exons ATGAACGTGACAAAAAA GAACAGAAACTCCGTGAAGCCTCCCTCTCAGTCTTCCCCT GTGTTTGAGGGCATCTACAATAACTCACGGATGCTCCATTTTCTCACAGCGGTGGTG GGCTGCAGGTGTGACGTGAGGGTGAAGAATGGCACTGTTTATGAGGGCATATTTAAGACTTTAAGCTCAAGG tgTGAGCTGGCAGTAGATGCTGTGCATAAGATTAGGGTTGAGGATGGCGAAGGTTGTGGAGGTGGAACGTCCACACACCCCAGGAGAGAGGAGATCACAGACACCATGATCTTTAGCCCCAGTGACCTAATCACCATGACCTGCAGAGATGTGGACCTCAACTATGCTAcccgag acaCCTTCACAGATGCAACAATCAGCTCATCCAGAGTAAACGGTGACCACAGAGAGAAGGTGTTGCAGAGGTgggatggaggagacagcaatGGAGAGAACTATGACCTagatacagacaca tCTAATGGTTGGGATGCCACTGAGATGTTCCGCTTCAATGAAGAAACGTATGGGGTGAAGTCCACCTATGACGCCAGCCTCTCAATGTACAC GGTTCCTCTGGAGCGGGGTACTTCAGAAGGCTACCGGCAGCGAGAGGCACGAGCAGCCCGGCTGGCCAGTGAAATTGAGTCCAGCTCACAGTACCGCCACCGAGTGGCGCTGGAGAACGATGAAGGCAGGAGTGAAGAGGAAAAATACAGCGCTGTAGTGCGGGACGGaggggagcgggagagagggagagacagccctGGGTTCCCCAGCTCTGGGAGCAG GGAGGGCAAGTATATTCCCTTACCccagagggcgagagagagagaaatgggtgtGTCCAGGGGTGATAGAGAAAGAGGAggctcctcctctcttcctaaTCGAACAAACAGACCAACCCCCTCGAGTTCCTCTCCCAGGCCTTCTCTTCCTTCTGGCAGCAGTCAGCCTGCCCCACCCTCTGACAGAAACGGTCCACTGTCTATCAGAGGGGGATACTCTCCTCACCAGTCACAGTGTAGCCCACCTGCCCATCCCCGGACAATGGAGCCTGGCCACACCAGCCCACCTGCCCCACACATgatccctcactccctctcacacccacagtctctctctgactccacACGACCTGTTAATGGAG TATCGTCCAGAACATCCCCAAAATCTCAGAGGCCTGCACAAACCAGAAGTTTGCGCTCATCCAACTCCCACTCTTCACCTACAG tcTCTCATTCCCCAAAACCTGACGCACACACCCAAGACTCCCTTCCTCAGTCAACTCATACCTACCTGGACACCTCTGCAGTTACCATGGTGACCCCAAAGCCCTCTGGCCCTACCCCTCTCTTCCCTGTAGATG TAAATGAGATTTTGTCTAAGGAGAGGACAGACAGCCCTGCCAGTCCTCAGGAGGGCAAAAGCAATAAAG CTCCCTCAGTTCAGCAGAGATCACAGATAGAAGAGCTTCGTAAATTTGGGAAGGAGTTCAGG CTTCAGTctgcctcctccccctccagccCCAGCGCAGCAGCCACCCCCAGTGACCCTCCCCAGCCAAGCCCTGCCCACAGCACACAAGCAGACCCCAGCTCTTCCACAGAACTCAAAACTGCCTCGCCCACAACCCCCACTCAGGAGCCTCTGTCAAATGAAGCAAGCAGAGAGGCGAGCACCGAGGGtcctgctccacccaccccgACACCAGTCACCCCCACTGCTACACCTGCACCTACACCTGGTGGTGCCCCACAACCCTCTGTTTCAGACGGCCAAGTGGCAGCGGTTCCCCCCCAGCCTGCCCGGACCCCGGGCAGGGAAGACAGCAGAGCCGAGGCTGGGGATCGAGATGAGGGTGTGGCCGA tcaAGTGAAGAAGTCCACACTAAATCCCAACGCCAAAGAATTTAATCCCATCAAGGCCCCACTAACCATG GTGAAGCCTTCGGCGACCCCCACACCTCGACCCACACCTCCAAGCCCCTCTGTGGTACTCCAGCCTCCTGCTGGCCAGGGAGCCATATATGGCCACCAGTACCTGAGCTACGTAGCCGTACAG GCCCCTCAGATGTACCAGTACACAGTGTCAACTGTCAGCCAGGGCAAATACCCCAGAGCTAAAG gctcagTGGTGGGCCCTCGTCCAGACCACAGCTCAACAGCACCCCCTATGATTCAAACAGCGGCATCTGCAGCAGGTCCTCCTCTTGTGGCTTCCCCTTACACACAGTCCTACCTGCAGTACAGCCAGGTCATTCCTGCCATGCCTCACTACCCCGGACAG CCAGTGTACTCCATGCTGCAGGGTGGAGCGCGGATGCTGAGTTCAGGAGGACACCCTCAGACACTGGGGCCCCCTGGCCCTCAGTACCCAGGCCAGAGCGATGGACCTCCAGGAGCCCAGCAGGGCATGTACA CCCCACAGACATTCTCTCATCCCTCGGGCTCCATGCATCCACCACAACCCTCCAGCACCCCCACTGGGAGCCAACCACCTCCACAGCACCCTGCCCCCAGCCCGGGACAG TCTGCTCAGTCAGGTCCACAGCCTCAGGCGCTGTACCATTCAGGTCCACTGTCAGCCCCAACGCCCCCTAACCTGCCGCCAGGCCACAGCTCGCCCCAGGCCTCCTACTCTCTCCAGAGCTACAGCCTGCCAGGCCACCAGCCGTTGCCTCACCCCTATTCCTCCATTGGGCAGCTCACACAG GCTCATGTTTCAGGAGCTCTCTCGGGTCCTCACCCCTCTGGAGGTCATGGCCCTCCACCGATGATGCTGCTTCATGCCCCGCCTCCACCTCCCCCACAGCAGGGCCCTGGTTCTGGGCCTGGACCCCAGCACCCCTCTCATGGACCACCACCCCAGCCAGGAGCGCATCAACATTACACCTTCATCGGGCACCACCAGG CTATGCAGGTGCAGCCCCACCCTTCTCAGCAGATACCCTTCCATCCTCCTGGAAACTGA
- the atxn2l gene encoding ataxin-2-like protein isoform X1, with protein sequence MSFRRQNQQSGPGGRKTSNGTSGSASMSSTVPGSNTTRSTPGRNRNSVKPPSQSSPVFEGIYNNSRMLHFLTAVVGCRCDVRVKNGTVYEGIFKTLSSRCELAVDAVHKIRVEDGEGCGGGTSTHPRREEITDTMIFSPSDLITMTCRDVDLNYATRDTFTDATISSSRVNGDHREKVLQRWDGGDSNGENYDLDTDTSNGWDATEMFRFNEETYGVKSTYDASLSMYTVPLERGTSEGYRQREARAARLASEIESSSQYRHRVALENDEGRSEEEKYSAVVRDGGERERGRDSPGFPSSGSREGKYIPLPQRAREREMGVSRGDRERGGSSSLPNRTNRPTPSSSSPRPSLPSGSSQPAPPSDRNGPLSIRGGYSPHQSQCSPPAHPRTMEPGHTSPPAPHMIPHSLSHPQSLSDSTRPVNGVSSRTSPKSQRPAQTRSLRSSNSHSSPTVSHSPKPDAHTQDSLPQSTHTYLDTSAVTMVTPKPSGPTPLFPVDVNEILSKERTDSPASPQEGKSNKAPSVQQRSQIEELRKFGKEFRLQSASSPSSPSAAATPSDPPQPSPAHSTQADPSSSTELKTASPTTPTQEPLSNEASREASTEGPAPPTPTPVTPTATPAPTPGGAPQPSVSDGQVAAVPPQPARTPGREDSRAEAGDRDEGVADQVKKSTLNPNAKEFNPIKAPLTMVKPSATPTPRPTPPSPSVVLQPPAGQGAIYGHQYLSYVAVQAPQMYQYTVSTVSQGKYPRAKGSVVGPRPDHSSTAPPMIQTAASAAGPPLVASPYTQSYLQYSQVIPAMPHYPGQPVYSMLQGGARMLSSGGHPQTLGPPGPQYPGQSDGPPGAQQGMYTPQTFSHPSGSMHPPQPSSTPTGSQPPPQHPAPSPGQSAQSGPQPQALYHSGPLSAPTPPNLPPGHSSPQASYSLQSYSLPGHQPLPHPYSSIGQLTQAHVSGALSGPHPSGGHGPPPMMLLHAPPPPPPQQGPGSGPGPQHPSHGPPPQPGAHQHYTFIGHHQAMQVQPHPSQQIPFHPPGN encoded by the exons CAACAGTCTGGACCAGGTGGCCGCAAAACCTCTAATGGAACTTCTGGATCGGCCAGCATGTCATCCACAGTTCCTGGGAGTAACACTACCAGATCTACCCCTGGAAG GAACAGAAACTCCGTGAAGCCTCCCTCTCAGTCTTCCCCT GTGTTTGAGGGCATCTACAATAACTCACGGATGCTCCATTTTCTCACAGCGGTGGTG GGCTGCAGGTGTGACGTGAGGGTGAAGAATGGCACTGTTTATGAGGGCATATTTAAGACTTTAAGCTCAAGG tgTGAGCTGGCAGTAGATGCTGTGCATAAGATTAGGGTTGAGGATGGCGAAGGTTGTGGAGGTGGAACGTCCACACACCCCAGGAGAGAGGAGATCACAGACACCATGATCTTTAGCCCCAGTGACCTAATCACCATGACCTGCAGAGATGTGGACCTCAACTATGCTAcccgag acaCCTTCACAGATGCAACAATCAGCTCATCCAGAGTAAACGGTGACCACAGAGAGAAGGTGTTGCAGAGGTgggatggaggagacagcaatGGAGAGAACTATGACCTagatacagacaca tCTAATGGTTGGGATGCCACTGAGATGTTCCGCTTCAATGAAGAAACGTATGGGGTGAAGTCCACCTATGACGCCAGCCTCTCAATGTACAC GGTTCCTCTGGAGCGGGGTACTTCAGAAGGCTACCGGCAGCGAGAGGCACGAGCAGCCCGGCTGGCCAGTGAAATTGAGTCCAGCTCACAGTACCGCCACCGAGTGGCGCTGGAGAACGATGAAGGCAGGAGTGAAGAGGAAAAATACAGCGCTGTAGTGCGGGACGGaggggagcgggagagagggagagacagccctGGGTTCCCCAGCTCTGGGAGCAG GGAGGGCAAGTATATTCCCTTACCccagagggcgagagagagagaaatgggtgtGTCCAGGGGTGATAGAGAAAGAGGAggctcctcctctcttcctaaTCGAACAAACAGACCAACCCCCTCGAGTTCCTCTCCCAGGCCTTCTCTTCCTTCTGGCAGCAGTCAGCCTGCCCCACCCTCTGACAGAAACGGTCCACTGTCTATCAGAGGGGGATACTCTCCTCACCAGTCACAGTGTAGCCCACCTGCCCATCCCCGGACAATGGAGCCTGGCCACACCAGCCCACCTGCCCCACACATgatccctcactccctctcacacccacagtctctctctgactccacACGACCTGTTAATGGAG TATCGTCCAGAACATCCCCAAAATCTCAGAGGCCTGCACAAACCAGAAGTTTGCGCTCATCCAACTCCCACTCTTCACCTACAG tcTCTCATTCCCCAAAACCTGACGCACACACCCAAGACTCCCTTCCTCAGTCAACTCATACCTACCTGGACACCTCTGCAGTTACCATGGTGACCCCAAAGCCCTCTGGCCCTACCCCTCTCTTCCCTGTAGATG TAAATGAGATTTTGTCTAAGGAGAGGACAGACAGCCCTGCCAGTCCTCAGGAGGGCAAAAGCAATAAAG CTCCCTCAGTTCAGCAGAGATCACAGATAGAAGAGCTTCGTAAATTTGGGAAGGAGTTCAGG CTTCAGTctgcctcctccccctccagccCCAGCGCAGCAGCCACCCCCAGTGACCCTCCCCAGCCAAGCCCTGCCCACAGCACACAAGCAGACCCCAGCTCTTCCACAGAACTCAAAACTGCCTCGCCCACAACCCCCACTCAGGAGCCTCTGTCAAATGAAGCAAGCAGAGAGGCGAGCACCGAGGGtcctgctccacccaccccgACACCAGTCACCCCCACTGCTACACCTGCACCTACACCTGGTGGTGCCCCACAACCCTCTGTTTCAGACGGCCAAGTGGCAGCGGTTCCCCCCCAGCCTGCCCGGACCCCGGGCAGGGAAGACAGCAGAGCCGAGGCTGGGGATCGAGATGAGGGTGTGGCCGA tcaAGTGAAGAAGTCCACACTAAATCCCAACGCCAAAGAATTTAATCCCATCAAGGCCCCACTAACCATG GTGAAGCCTTCGGCGACCCCCACACCTCGACCCACACCTCCAAGCCCCTCTGTGGTACTCCAGCCTCCTGCTGGCCAGGGAGCCATATATGGCCACCAGTACCTGAGCTACGTAGCCGTACAG GCCCCTCAGATGTACCAGTACACAGTGTCAACTGTCAGCCAGGGCAAATACCCCAGAGCTAAAG gctcagTGGTGGGCCCTCGTCCAGACCACAGCTCAACAGCACCCCCTATGATTCAAACAGCGGCATCTGCAGCAGGTCCTCCTCTTGTGGCTTCCCCTTACACACAGTCCTACCTGCAGTACAGCCAGGTCATTCCTGCCATGCCTCACTACCCCGGACAG CCAGTGTACTCCATGCTGCAGGGTGGAGCGCGGATGCTGAGTTCAGGAGGACACCCTCAGACACTGGGGCCCCCTGGCCCTCAGTACCCAGGCCAGAGCGATGGACCTCCAGGAGCCCAGCAGGGCATGTACA CCCCACAGACATTCTCTCATCCCTCGGGCTCCATGCATCCACCACAACCCTCCAGCACCCCCACTGGGAGCCAACCACCTCCACAGCACCCTGCCCCCAGCCCGGGACAG TCTGCTCAGTCAGGTCCACAGCCTCAGGCGCTGTACCATTCAGGTCCACTGTCAGCCCCAACGCCCCCTAACCTGCCGCCAGGCCACAGCTCGCCCCAGGCCTCCTACTCTCTCCAGAGCTACAGCCTGCCAGGCCACCAGCCGTTGCCTCACCCCTATTCCTCCATTGGGCAGCTCACACAG GCTCATGTTTCAGGAGCTCTCTCGGGTCCTCACCCCTCTGGAGGTCATGGCCCTCCACCGATGATGCTGCTTCATGCCCCGCCTCCACCTCCCCCACAGCAGGGCCCTGGTTCTGGGCCTGGACCCCAGCACCCCTCTCATGGACCACCACCCCAGCCAGGAGCGCATCAACATTACACCTTCATCGGGCACCACCAGG CTATGCAGGTGCAGCCCCACCCTTCTCAGCAGATACCCTTCCATCCTCCTGGAAACTGA
- the lat gene encoding linker for activation of T-cells family member 1: MDSTTVCTVVGGLLVLSVIILTSLCLYCKGNSQQKKITQPYNPHPNQMNHGTTFTVIRPFTDNACSNTLSPVDQPHFITSPSVHGSNRRSPCPSPDGSQSDYVNEEDGNGYELPPDSDKNNDYLDVLPDETRVSQPSLASSTNSGQNYENVRPEEKSISDDDDSDSQQYMNVKDNKEIISQTPIGSFGSCSSDGQDSSDYVNAPQQVTIHLG; the protein is encoded by the exons ATGGATTCTACTACAGTATGCACGGTGGTGGGTGGTCTACTGGTTCTGTCAGTGATCATCCTCACAAGTCTGTGTCTATACTGCAAAGGAAACAGCCAACAAA AGAAAATAACACAGCCCTACAATCCACACCCTAATCAAAT GAACCATGGAACAACGTTCACAGTAATTCGCCCAT TTACAGATAATGCATGTTCCAATACCTTATCTCCAGTGGATCAACCTCACTTTATCAC TTCCCCATCAGTGCATGGCTCAAATCGTCGctctccctgtccttcccctGATG GAAGTCAGAGTGATTATGTCAATGAAG AAGATGGAAATGGCTATGAGCTGCCCCCAGATAGTGATAAGAATAACGACTACCT AGATGTGCTACCCGATGAAACACGCGTGTCCCAGCCTAGTCTGGCATCTTCTACCAATTCAG GGCAAAATTATGAGAATGTCCGGCCTGAAGAAAAATCAattagtgatgatgatgattcag ACAGCCAACAATATATGAATGTCAAAGATAACAAAGAAATCATCAGCCAAACCCCAA TTGGATCGTTTGGGAGTTGCAGCAGTGATGGTCAGGACAGCTCTGACTATGTGAACGCCCCACAACAAG TTACCATCCATCTAGGCTGA